A single genomic interval of Chryseobacterium paludis harbors:
- a CDS encoding sigma-54-dependent transcriptional regulator, with amino-acid sequence MSGNILIIDDELKLLKLLGMILSQEDFNVKEASTARSAMTMLEQYEFDVVLSDVRLPDAFGVELVRSIKTKYPHQEIILMTAFGNITDAVQAMKNGAYDYLVKGDDNDKIIPLVYKALDKVKDNKSKIVQKSDIQKGFDQIIGSSSAILQAKKLAEKVALTDATVLLTGETGTGKEVFANAIHEGSDRKKNNFVAINCSAFSKEILESELFGHKQGSFTGAIKDKKGLVEEANGGTLFLDEIGEMPIELQAKLLRVLETHEFMKMGETKVSKSDFRLIAATNRNLEDEIKQGNFREDLYFRLNVFEINLPPLRERKEDLKVLAKNFVDIFSHKLHLTSVEVSADYYKTLEKNDWKGNIRELRNTIERSLILMNDHTLDAESLPHYLEKVTGDKDSLSIRSLEKEHIQKVLHYTKGNKAEAARLLEIGIATLYRKLEEYGLR; translated from the coding sequence ATGTCCGGAAATATTCTTATCATCGATGATGAGCTCAAACTTCTCAAACTTTTGGGAATGATCCTTTCTCAGGAAGATTTTAATGTAAAAGAAGCTTCTACCGCACGTTCTGCTATGACGATGCTCGAACAATATGAGTTTGATGTTGTTTTAAGTGATGTCAGACTTCCCGATGCATTTGGAGTTGAACTTGTAAGATCCATCAAAACAAAATATCCACATCAGGAGATCATTTTGATGACCGCTTTCGGGAATATTACTGATGCTGTTCAGGCCATGAAGAACGGAGCTTATGACTATCTGGTAAAAGGAGATGATAACGATAAAATTATCCCTCTGGTGTATAAAGCTTTGGATAAAGTAAAAGATAATAAATCTAAAATTGTTCAGAAAAGTGATATACAAAAGGGGTTCGATCAGATTATAGGAAGCTCTTCTGCCATTCTTCAGGCTAAAAAACTGGCTGAAAAAGTTGCTTTAACAGATGCTACTGTACTGTTGACAGGAGAGACGGGAACCGGAAAAGAGGTTTTTGCCAATGCCATTCATGAAGGAAGTGATAGAAAGAAAAATAATTTTGTCGCCATCAACTGCTCTGCATTCAGTAAAGAAATTCTTGAAAGTGAACTTTTTGGCCATAAACAAGGATCTTTCACAGGAGCAATTAAAGATAAAAAAGGATTGGTAGAAGAAGCCAACGGCGGTACTTTATTTTTAGATGAAATCGGAGAAATGCCTATTGAGCTTCAGGCTAAATTACTTCGTGTACTTGAAACCCACGAATTCATGAAAATGGGTGAAACAAAAGTTTCAAAATCAGATTTCAGATTAATTGCTGCAACAAACAGAAATCTGGAAGACGAAATCAAACAGGGAAATTTCAGGGAAGATCTGTATTTCAGACTGAATGTTTTTGAAATCAACCTCCCTCCACTTCGTGAAAGAAAAGAAGACTTAAAAGTATTAGCCAAAAACTTCGTTGATATCTTTTCACATAAACTTCACCTCACTTCTGTAGAGGTTTCGGCAGATTATTATAAAACATTAGAAAAAAACGACTGGAAAGGAAACATCCGTGAGTTAAGAAATACGATAGAAAGGAGTTTAATTTTAATGAATGACCATACTCTGGATGCTGAAAGCCTTCCCCATTATTTAGAAAAAGTAACAGGCGATAAAGATTCTTTAAGCATCAGGTCTTTAGAAAAAGAACACATCCAGAAAGTTCTGCATTACACCAAAGGTAACAAAGCTGAAGCCGCGAGACTGCTCGAGATTGGTATTGCCACGTTATACCGCAAGTTGGAAGAGTATGGATTAAGATAA
- a CDS encoding M16 family metallopeptidase, whose product MNLHMTDKRYKETIHTDKNNYEYISITHDENGVRVYTLKNGLKVFLAQNFDAPRIQTYIPVRTGSNNDPSDNTGLAHYLEHMMFKGTSKIGTQDWTQEKALLDQISELYEQHKAEPDAEKKKDIYKKIDAVSQEASQYAIANEYDKVISSLGASGTNAHTWFDETVYKNNIPNNELEKWLKVEKERFSEVVLRLFHTELESVYEEFNRAQDNDSRLVNYELMDALFPTHANGQQTTLGKPEHLKNPSMKAIHKYFDEYYVPNNYAMVMVGDLVFEDAIQLIDQYFGAIPYKELPKKTPVIEKPLTAIVKRTVKSPTTPRVQLAWRTDSYGTKEAILADITANIMSNRGEAGLLDLHINQTQRMLWAQAFSVGLKQYGYFSIVAVPKETQTLDEAKDMVLEQIELVKKGEFPDWMLPAIINDFKLQRMKALETADGLATNLYDTYIKGRTWAEELNEMDVYAAFTKQDVVDFAKDFFVDNYVIINKEKGVNDKLIRVENPGITPIKINREAQSEFLKQILAEKTEDIQPEFIDYDKEILTDTVKDKKLSFVKNKYNDIAQAYFIFPFGSDNERDLGISTQLLQYLGTDKYSPEDLKKEFFKIGVSNDFKTTNDQLLISLSGLEENIQQGIELLQHWMRNIKPDQEVYRQFVETVLENREAVKKDKNRIMTALTNYTKLGEFSRFTDVISKEELESSAVEKFTDRMKNLFKFPYQLFFYGKNYESFKNYIDHYVEVSSLVIPEPKEYPEPETKGNVYFTNYDMVQMEMSKIGKGKNVNILNFGKINVFNEYFGRGLSSIVFQEIRESKSLAYSAYVSYSANSELGHPDYVSTYIGTQPDKLQIAVDTMSELMNDLPEVSIQFENAKNTAMKQIASTRVTRTNIFFNTLRLKKIGVAHDFRKDIYEQIQSLDFAVVKKFYQTEIKPLHFNTAIIGKKENLNMEAVNEMGTFKEIGLKDIFGH is encoded by the coding sequence ATGAATTTACATATGACGGACAAAAGATATAAGGAGACGATTCATACAGATAAAAACAACTACGAATATATAAGCATCACTCACGATGAAAACGGGGTAAGAGTGTATACTCTTAAGAACGGATTAAAGGTTTTTCTTGCTCAAAATTTTGATGCGCCAAGAATTCAGACCTATATCCCTGTAAGAACCGGGAGTAATAATGATCCTTCTGATAATACAGGCTTAGCACATTACCTTGAGCATATGATGTTTAAAGGAACTTCCAAAATCGGAACTCAGGATTGGACTCAGGAGAAAGCTTTGCTTGATCAGATTTCAGAACTTTACGAACAGCATAAAGCAGAACCGGACGCCGAAAAAAAGAAGGATATTTATAAAAAAATTGATGCGGTATCTCAGGAAGCCAGTCAATATGCTATTGCCAATGAATACGATAAAGTAATTTCTTCATTGGGAGCTAGCGGAACCAATGCCCATACTTGGTTTGATGAAACGGTTTATAAGAATAATATTCCGAATAACGAGTTGGAAAAATGGCTGAAAGTTGAGAAAGAGAGATTCTCGGAAGTTGTTTTACGCCTTTTCCATACAGAATTGGAATCTGTATATGAAGAATTTAACAGAGCTCAGGATAATGATTCAAGGCTTGTGAATTATGAACTGATGGATGCACTTTTTCCAACGCATGCTAATGGTCAGCAAACTACTTTAGGAAAGCCGGAACATTTAAAGAACCCTTCTATGAAGGCAATTCATAAATATTTTGATGAATATTATGTTCCTAATAATTATGCTATGGTCATGGTTGGGGATTTGGTTTTTGAAGATGCTATTCAGCTTATTGATCAATATTTTGGAGCTATTCCATACAAGGAATTACCAAAGAAAACGCCTGTTATTGAGAAACCACTTACAGCAATTGTAAAAAGAACGGTAAAAAGCCCTACGACTCCAAGAGTCCAATTGGCCTGGAGAACGGATAGTTATGGAACTAAGGAAGCAATATTGGCTGATATTACAGCTAACATTATGAGTAATAGAGGAGAGGCCGGATTATTGGATCTCCATATTAATCAAACTCAAAGAATGCTGTGGGCACAAGCCTTTTCTGTAGGTTTAAAACAATATGGCTATTTTTCAATTGTAGCGGTTCCTAAGGAGACGCAGACTTTGGATGAAGCAAAGGATATGGTTTTAGAGCAAATCGAACTGGTAAAAAAAGGAGAATTTCCGGATTGGATGCTTCCGGCTATTATTAATGATTTCAAGCTTCAGAGAATGAAAGCGCTGGAGACAGCAGATGGCTTGGCAACAAATCTTTATGATACCTATATTAAAGGAAGAACCTGGGCGGAGGAACTTAATGAAATGGATGTATATGCTGCATTTACTAAACAAGATGTTGTAGATTTTGCGAAAGATTTCTTTGTTGATAATTATGTAATTATCAACAAAGAAAAAGGAGTTAATGACAAACTGATTAGGGTTGAAAATCCTGGAATTACGCCAATTAAAATTAATAGAGAAGCACAGTCAGAGTTTTTAAAACAGATTTTAGCGGAAAAAACTGAAGATATTCAACCGGAGTTTATTGATTATGATAAAGAGATCCTAACAGATACTGTTAAAGATAAAAAGCTGAGTTTCGTTAAGAATAAATATAATGATATTGCGCAAGCGTATTTTATTTTTCCTTTTGGAAGTGATAATGAACGTGATTTAGGAATCTCAACACAATTACTTCAGTATTTAGGAACCGATAAGTATTCACCTGAAGACTTGAAGAAAGAATTCTTTAAAATAGGAGTGAGTAATGATTTCAAAACGACCAATGATCAGCTTTTAATTTCATTAAGCGGTTTGGAAGAAAACATTCAACAGGGAATTGAACTCCTCCAGCATTGGATGCGGAATATAAAACCTGATCAGGAAGTCTATCGTCAGTTTGTAGAAACGGTTTTAGAAAATCGTGAAGCTGTGAAAAAGGATAAAAACCGAATCATGACAGCTTTAACGAATTATACAAAATTGGGAGAATTCTCACGTTTTACAGATGTTATCTCTAAAGAAGAGTTGGAAAGCAGTGCCGTAGAGAAATTTACTGATCGGATGAAAAACTTATTCAAATTTCCTTATCAGTTATTTTTCTACGGGAAAAACTATGAAAGCTTCAAAAATTATATTGATCACTATGTTGAGGTATCAAGTCTTGTAATTCCTGAACCTAAAGAATACCCTGAGCCAGAAACCAAGGGAAATGTTTACTTCACAAATTACGATATGGTGCAGATGGAAATGAGTAAAATCGGCAAAGGAAAGAATGTCAATATTTTGAATTTTGGGAAGATCAATGTTTTCAATGAATATTTCGGAAGAGGTTTGTCGTCTATTGTTTTTCAGGAGATCCGCGAAAGTAAAAGTTTAGCCTATTCAGCATATGTTTCCTATTCAGCTAATTCAGAATTGGGACATCCGGATTATGTTTCAACCTATATTGGAACGCAACCGGATAAATTACAAATTGCCGTAGATACCATGTCTGAACTGATGAACGATCTTCCAGAGGTATCCATTCAATTTGAGAATGCTAAAAATACTGCCATGAAGCAGATTGCTTCAACAAGAGTAACAAGAACAAATATTTTCTTTAATACATTAAGGTTAAAAAAAATAGGAGTTGCTCACGATTTCAGAAAAGATATTTATGAACAGATCCAAAGCCTGGACTTTGCAGTTGTAAAAAAATTCTATCAAACAGAGATAAAACCATTGCATTTTAATACAGCTATTATCGGGAAGAAAGAAAACCTGAATATGGAAGCCGTTAATGAAATGGGAACATTTAAAGAAATAGGTCTGAAAGACATTTTTGGACACTAA
- a CDS encoding MBL fold metallo-hydrolase, whose product MNDNHLKMCTECGTQYPEDLTNNICIICEDERQAVPQSGQSWTNHEKLLENHSVEIKKLNDRLYEFLITPRFSIGQRALFVISESGNILWDCIPLLDEGVIEFIKINGGLKVIAFSHPHYYSNMKMWAKAFGCKIYIHEKDKEWIVNGGSFIELWNGNNIKLWDEFRLHNIGGHFEGSSVIEIPWMSENGTLLIGDTMYLSPSMKHFATMRSYPNRIPLPLNEIKRIEKRFEEINFDTIYGFYSYQNVEKNAKEIVNNSFDKYQ is encoded by the coding sequence ATGAATGATAATCATCTTAAAATGTGTACAGAATGTGGCACACAATATCCCGAAGACCTTACAAATAATATATGCATCATTTGTGAAGACGAAAGACAAGCAGTGCCTCAAAGTGGACAGTCCTGGACAAATCACGAAAAGCTATTAGAAAATCATAGTGTAGAAATAAAAAAGCTCAACGACAGGCTATATGAATTCTTAATTACACCTAGATTCTCTATCGGACAGCGAGCTCTATTTGTAATCTCGGAAAGTGGTAATATACTTTGGGACTGTATCCCTCTGCTTGATGAAGGGGTTATAGAATTCATTAAAATTAATGGTGGCCTAAAAGTTATTGCATTCTCTCATCCACATTACTATTCAAATATGAAAATGTGGGCAAAAGCTTTTGGTTGCAAAATTTATATTCATGAAAAAGATAAAGAATGGATAGTGAATGGTGGAAGTTTCATAGAATTGTGGAATGGCAATAATATCAAGCTATGGGACGAATTCAGGCTCCATAATATTGGTGGTCACTTTGAAGGAAGTTCTGTCATAGAAATACCTTGGATGAGCGAAAACGGAACTCTTTTAATTGGAGATACTATGTATTTATCTCCATCAATGAAACATTTTGCAACGATGAGAAGCTATCCAAACAGAATCCCACTTCCGCTAAATGAAATTAAAAGAATTGAAAAACGCTTTGAAGAAATAAACTTTGATACCATTTATGGCTTTTACTCTTATCAGAATGTTGAAAAAAATGCAAAAGAAATTGTAAATAACTCATTTGACAAATATCAGTAA
- a CDS encoding DUF4347 domain-containing protein, with protein MCKTSPSVFIDASLSNFPTVKIKEEKKAFHIFSHGRPGELFINGQWLEKEKILYFLKDKIKEQKELLIYGCEFAKGKKGKEAVHYLEKKLNIKISASTDLTGLDGNWTLEYGKSLQTLKLSAYKGSLQLDNLHYLNPIVFTNYPLDITQEFIYLSTPSLSNITISVNYASGNGNPRMSVLDINSNTSAIITDGLITISNTQPKRISFINPSNTVITPGQSPITLPSTSAGTIISGDTAGLVFASTGNFYVNYRGRQTNHAGTVLTKGESALGKEFRWGGSPTQNPTATEDVGNILSVMATEDNTNIDISDIKPGVEFLNGTNPTPLIGTSFHRTLQKGETFILYAPVKTGGITIQDTGWLGSKIISNKNVSVVVGGLMMLGASGTARDFGLDQLIPVNQIGVEYIVMQGAGGNNERLIVVATADNTTITLNGSPTPLLTLANAGDYAVINAAGNFNANGNLYLKASKPSYVFHKIYGSAGGATNNIVLVAPLSCFGQNEIDLIPDAHKIGNTGYANTILSILTTAGNTPTVTINGNAVVPSQSAGTVDGNSTWVSYRYPIGDAVNDVKNVKVTSTGTIQADLLGADTNAGFGGYFSGFGTTPIVTISLSTPYPQACIGQSILSVPTGLGTYQWYKDGVLIPGATNNTYTLPITDISPAEYSIIVTTPGGCTISSNFVKSDTCPCSKPGTTGTPNSGTKFGISIRNARSSSNWPHDVNNGFVALEGNSKGFVITRISNPETSITQPVEGMIVYDTDDSCIKLYNGTSWNCIQQTCN; from the coding sequence ATGTGCAAAACGTCACCATCTGTTTTTATAGACGCTTCACTATCAAACTTTCCAACCGTAAAAATCAAGGAAGAGAAAAAGGCTTTTCACATTTTCTCTCATGGAAGGCCTGGTGAACTTTTTATTAATGGACAATGGTTAGAAAAAGAGAAGATATTATATTTTTTAAAAGACAAAATAAAAGAGCAAAAAGAACTTCTTATTTACGGCTGTGAATTCGCAAAAGGTAAAAAAGGAAAAGAAGCTGTTCATTATCTTGAGAAAAAATTAAATATAAAGATCTCAGCCTCTACGGATCTTACAGGTTTGGATGGCAATTGGACTCTTGAATATGGTAAAAGCCTCCAAACACTAAAATTATCAGCATATAAGGGAAGTTTACAATTAGATAATCTTCATTATCTTAATCCTATTGTATTTACCAATTATCCACTTGATATTACTCAGGAGTTCATTTATCTTTCTACACCATCCCTGTCAAATATTACAATTTCTGTCAATTACGCTTCAGGAAATGGTAATCCGAGAATGTCTGTTTTAGATATCAACAGTAATACCTCTGCAATTATCACTGACGGGTTGATTACGATAAGCAATACCCAGCCTAAAAGAATCAGTTTTATCAATCCATCCAATACCGTAATTACACCAGGACAATCTCCTATCACATTACCTTCTACAAGCGCAGGAACAATTATTTCCGGTGATACTGCAGGACTTGTATTTGCATCCACCGGTAATTTTTATGTTAACTATAGGGGGCGGCAGACCAATCATGCAGGAACAGTTCTTACCAAGGGCGAATCAGCTTTAGGAAAAGAATTCAGATGGGGAGGCTCTCCAACGCAAAATCCCACAGCTACCGAAGATGTAGGTAACATCCTCTCTGTAATGGCCACTGAAGACAATACAAACATAGACATATCAGATATTAAACCTGGTGTGGAGTTCCTAAACGGTACTAATCCCACACCACTTATCGGCACTTCATTCCATAGAACCTTACAGAAGGGGGAAACATTTATACTTTACGCACCAGTAAAAACAGGTGGAATAACAATACAAGATACAGGATGGCTGGGATCAAAAATTATATCAAATAAAAACGTAAGTGTCGTTGTAGGAGGACTTATGATGTTAGGAGCTTCTGGCACAGCGAGAGATTTTGGTCTGGATCAGCTTATTCCCGTTAATCAAATAGGTGTTGAATACATTGTTATGCAGGGAGCAGGTGGAAATAATGAAAGGTTAATTGTTGTAGCAACTGCGGACAACACTACTATTACTTTAAATGGATCTCCTACTCCTTTATTAACATTAGCAAACGCCGGGGATTATGCCGTTATCAATGCAGCTGGAAACTTTAATGCAAATGGGAATTTATATCTTAAAGCCAGTAAGCCATCCTATGTATTTCACAAAATATATGGGAGTGCTGGAGGTGCTACCAATAATATTGTTCTGGTCGCCCCATTATCGTGTTTTGGTCAGAATGAAATTGATCTGATTCCCGATGCCCATAAAATTGGCAATACCGGTTATGCAAATACCATATTATCAATTCTTACGACGGCAGGAAATACACCTACTGTTACCATTAACGGAAATGCTGTTGTGCCTTCTCAAAGTGCAGGAACAGTAGATGGAAACAGCACCTGGGTAAGTTATAGATATCCGATAGGAGATGCAGTAAATGATGTAAAAAATGTAAAAGTAACATCCACAGGAACTATTCAGGCGGATCTGCTGGGAGCTGATACAAATGCTGGTTTCGGAGGTTATTTTTCTGGTTTTGGAACTACTCCAATAGTAACCATCTCACTAAGCACTCCTTATCCCCAGGCTTGTATAGGACAATCTATTTTATCTGTCCCTACAGGTTTGGGTACCTACCAGTGGTATAAAGACGGAGTCCTTATTCCGGGAGCAACAAATAATACTTACACATTGCCTATTACAGATATTTCCCCTGCCGAATACAGTATTATAGTAACTACACCCGGAGGATGTACTATTAGTTCTAACTTCGTTAAAAGTGATACATGTCCTTGTTCTAAGCCCGGCACAACCGGTACTCCCAACTCTGGAACTAAGTTCGGCATATCGATTAGAAATGCAAGAAGTTCGAGTAACTGGCCTCATGACGTTAACAATGGATTTGTAGCTCTGGAAGGTAATAGCAAAGGTTTTGTTATTACAAGGATCAGTAATCCTGAAACATCGATCACACAACCGGTGGAAGGAATGATTGTTTATGATACAGATGACAGCTGTATTAAGCTTTATAATGGAACATCTTGGAACTGTATACAACAAACCTGTAATTAA
- the kdpA gene encoding potassium-transporting ATPase subunit KdpA — protein sequence MNTEILGIVAMFAITLVIGIFLGKYIANVYGHKKTFLDPVFQPLENFVYKISGINPNRQMNWKQNMFAMLTINLVWFVIGFFILLNQSWLPLNPDGNPDMSPDLAFNTAISFLVNCNLQHYSGETGVSYLSQLYLMFLQFVTAATGMAAMAVLFKAFKEKSTSELGNFFDFFTKSMVRILIPISIIVAFILSANGTPMTFDGKDHITTLEGQKVDVSRGPAAAFVSIKHLGTNGGGFFGTNSAHPLENPNYMTNMTEMIAQMIIPFALVFALGFYLKKRKLSWTIFTVMTIGFLALTIPNVINETNGNPLITQMGTDSHLGAMEGKEIRFGSAASGYWSIATTVISTGSVNAMHDSTMPLSGMNQLLAMMINCFYGGCGVGILNYFIFIILAVFMSGLMVGRTPEFMGKKIEAKEMKIAMIVALFHPFLILVGTALTAYLPEFGAKTLNNPGFHGFSEMLYEFTSSSANNGSGFEGLGDNTPWWNISTGIVLLLSRFIPIIGPIAIAGYLAEKKYIPESAGTLKTDTATFGFMTLAVILLIAALSFFPALTLGPIAEQLQYFSK from the coding sequence ATGAATACAGAAATTTTAGGCATCGTAGCGATGTTCGCAATCACATTGGTAATAGGGATATTTTTAGGTAAATATATTGCTAATGTCTATGGTCATAAAAAGACTTTTTTAGATCCTGTTTTTCAGCCTCTTGAAAACTTTGTTTATAAGATATCAGGGATTAATCCTAACCGTCAGATGAATTGGAAACAGAATATGTTTGCCATGCTGACGATCAATCTTGTTTGGTTTGTCATTGGATTTTTTATCCTGCTCAACCAATCCTGGCTTCCACTAAATCCCGATGGAAATCCAGATATGTCACCCGATCTTGCTTTCAATACAGCAATTTCTTTTTTAGTGAATTGTAATTTACAGCATTATTCCGGAGAAACGGGAGTAAGTTATTTAAGTCAATTATACTTAATGTTCCTTCAGTTTGTAACTGCTGCAACGGGAATGGCAGCTATGGCTGTACTTTTCAAAGCGTTTAAGGAAAAATCAACGTCGGAATTAGGAAATTTCTTCGATTTTTTTACAAAATCTATGGTCAGAATATTAATTCCGATCAGTATTATTGTTGCTTTTATTCTTTCTGCTAATGGAACTCCTATGACTTTTGATGGTAAAGATCATATCACAACCTTAGAAGGTCAAAAAGTAGATGTTTCAAGAGGTCCGGCTGCTGCTTTTGTTTCTATTAAACATTTAGGAACAAACGGAGGTGGTTTTTTTGGCACCAACTCAGCACATCCACTTGAGAACCCTAATTATATGACGAATATGACAGAGATGATCGCTCAGATGATCATTCCGTTCGCATTGGTTTTTGCTTTAGGATTTTATTTAAAAAAGAGAAAACTTTCCTGGACAATATTTACGGTAATGACCATCGGTTTTCTGGCCCTTACTATTCCTAATGTTATTAATGAAACAAATGGCAACCCACTCATTACACAAATGGGTACTGATAGTCATTTAGGAGCTATGGAAGGTAAAGAAATTCGTTTTGGAAGTGCTGCATCAGGCTATTGGAGTATTGCTACAACAGTAATTTCTACAGGTTCTGTAAATGCAATGCACGACAGTACCATGCCATTATCGGGAATGAATCAGCTTCTTGCCATGATGATCAACTGTTTCTATGGAGGTTGTGGTGTTGGAATTCTGAACTACTTCATATTCATCATTCTCGCTGTATTCATGAGTGGGCTGATGGTAGGAAGGACACCAGAGTTTATGGGTAAAAAAATTGAGGCTAAAGAAATGAAAATTGCAATGATTGTTGCCTTATTCCACCCTTTCTTAATTCTTGTCGGAACAGCTCTAACCGCTTACTTACCAGAATTTGGAGCTAAAACATTAAATAATCCAGGATTTCATGGATTCAGTGAAATGCTGTATGAATTTACTTCTTCTTCCGCTAATAACGGATCAGGATTTGAAGGGCTGGGAGATAATACACCATGGTGGAACATTTCTACAGGAATTGTGCTTTTACTTTCAAGGTTTATTCCAATTATAGGTCCTATTGCTATTGCTGGGTATCTGGCTGAGAAAAAATACATTCCGGAAAGTGCAGGTACTTTGAAAACGGATACGGCCACATTTGGATTCATGACGTTAGCCGTGATCCTCCTTATTGCAGCCTTGTCTTTCTTCCCGGCACTTACATTAGGGCCAATCGCAGAACAACTTCAATATTTTTCTAAATAA